Proteins found in one Gemmatimonadales bacterium genomic segment:
- a CDS encoding nucleotide sugar dehydrogenase, producing MSLADTLVEKARSREALFGIVGLGYVGLPLAVELAKVGFRVVGFDVSQRVVDTLNAGKSHVKDISDADLAEIKGRFTATTDGSALGACDAISICVPTPLSKFKDPDVSYIVAATETVKAVLRPGQAIILESTTYPGTTREIMLPALEATGLKAGKDFFLAFSPERVDPGNPTYQTRNTPKVVGGITEDCRRVVMELYQPAIDTLVQVSTTEAAELVKLLENTFRSVNIGLANEMAIVCDMLGVDVWEVIEAAATKPFGFMKFLPGPGLGGHCIPIDPHYLAWKMRGLNYKTRFIDLAGELNTEMPLFWVRKINEALNDAGKAFKGSSILIVGVAYKRDIEDIRESPALDIIRLLEGRGAKVSYHDPYVPSFSEDGHEAVSVPLTKESLAAADCVVIVTDHSNIDYDLVRREARRVVDTRNALRKGKTA from the coding sequence ATGTCGTTGGCGGATACGCTGGTCGAGAAGGCTCGCAGCCGAGAGGCGCTGTTTGGCATCGTCGGCTTGGGGTATGTCGGGCTCCCGCTGGCCGTGGAACTGGCCAAAGTGGGCTTTCGGGTGGTGGGCTTCGACGTCAGCCAGCGGGTGGTGGACACGCTGAATGCGGGCAAGTCGCACGTCAAAGACATCAGCGATGCGGACTTGGCGGAGATCAAGGGCCGCTTCACGGCGACGACCGACGGCAGCGCCCTGGGTGCGTGCGACGCGATCTCGATTTGCGTGCCAACCCCCTTGTCCAAGTTCAAAGATCCGGACGTGAGCTACATCGTTGCGGCGACCGAGACGGTCAAAGCCGTCTTGCGTCCCGGGCAGGCGATCATCCTCGAGAGCACGACCTATCCCGGGACGACTCGGGAAATCATGCTTCCCGCGCTGGAGGCGACCGGCCTCAAGGCGGGGAAGGACTTCTTCCTGGCGTTCAGTCCCGAGCGGGTCGACCCGGGTAATCCGACCTATCAGACCCGCAACACCCCCAAGGTCGTGGGCGGCATTACCGAGGACTGTCGCCGGGTGGTGATGGAACTCTATCAGCCGGCCATCGACACCCTGGTGCAGGTCTCGACCACGGAGGCTGCCGAGCTCGTCAAACTGCTCGAGAATACTTTCCGGAGCGTCAACATCGGCCTGGCCAACGAAATGGCCATTGTCTGCGACATGCTCGGCGTCGACGTCTGGGAAGTGATCGAGGCGGCGGCGACCAAGCCGTTCGGCTTCATGAAGTTCCTGCCGGGCCCCGGGCTTGGTGGTCACTGCATCCCGATCGATCCGCACTACCTCGCGTGGAAGATGCGCGGGCTCAACTACAAGACCCGCTTCATCGACCTGGCCGGTGAGCTCAATACCGAGATGCCGCTCTTCTGGGTGCGCAAGATCAACGAGGCGCTCAACGACGCGGGTAAAGCGTTCAAGGGCTCCTCGATCCTGATCGTCGGCGTGGCCTACAAGCGCGACATAGAGGACATCCGGGAGAGCCCGGCGCTCGACATCATCCGCTTGCTGGAAGGCCGCGGCGCCAAGGTCAGCTACCATGATCCGTATGTGCCGTCGTTCAGCGAAGACGGGCATGAGGCGGTGTCGGTGCCGCTGACCAAGGAGTCGCTGGCAGCCGCCGATTGCGTGGTCATCGTCACGGACCACAGCAACATCGACTATGACCTGGTACGCCGAGAGGCGCGTCGCGTCGTCGATACCCGGAACGCTCTCCGCAAAGGCAAGACGGCGTAA
- the carB gene encoding carbamoyl-phosphate synthase large subunit: MPKRTDISSVLLIGSGPIVIGQGAEFDYSGTQAARALKEEGYRVILVNSNPATIMTDPEVADRTYIEPVTPEWVEKIIARERPDALLPTMGGQTGLNVAMELYRSGVLTKYGVELIGANERAIRVAEDRDEFAKAMRRIGLATPEGMTVQTVEDGLASVERTGFPAILRPSFTLGGTGGGIAYNREEFEVMLKRGLEASPVGSVLVERSIIGWKEYELEVMRDGADNVVIVCSIENIDPMGVHTGDSVTVAPAMTLSDREYQVMRDAACAIIREIGVEAGGCNVQFAVDPATGEQLVIEMNPRVSRSSALASKATGFPIARIGAKVAVGYTLDELPNDITKTTPASFEPVLDYVVVKIPRFAFEKFPAADPGLTTQMKSVGEVMAIGRTFKEAFQKGFRGLEIGRSGWVIGETLADDRLADLSRESILAGLRKPTPERFFQIKHAFLTGESVETIAECSRMDPWFLNQFRELVEAEQRFAAEWPGVSGSDPAARALVRRMKRMGFSDRQLADLVGLSETEMRHRRWALGVRPVYKMVDTCAGEFPSATPYLYSCYDEETEAGAVGDKTIIILGSGPNRIGQGVEFDYCCVRAVMALRQLGYRTVMVNSNPETVSTDFDMSDALYFEPLTLEDVLEIVHLEQPLGVVVQFGGQTPLRLARGLEAENVPILGTSPEAIDAAEDRGRFEALARELGVEQPPNGTALSLDQALIEAERVGYPVLLRPSYVLGGRAMQVVYDPQSLEEFFAAAIRVAPGHPVLIDKFLEDAFEADVDALSDGQRCIIGGVMQHIEDAGVHSGDSACVMPPYLITEAQVEQMREYSRQFALKLGVVGLMNVQYAIKGDRVYVLEVNPRASRTIPFVSKTTGVQLASLAAQVMTGRSLEDLGVTDDVLHPYVSVKEAVFPFSKFAGVDLVLGPEMRSTGEVMGIADSFGMAFAKAQVSADGGLPLGGAIFITVNDPDKPAVVPIARRFHEMGFRILATEGTSRYLRARGISAERTLKVHEGRPNAVDLIVSGQVQLLINTPLGKLTHRDDLVLRRTALQHKVPYTTTMTAAAAASDAIIALRSRTGQVRALQEWHELAQSFTAELKA, encoded by the coding sequence ATGCCCAAGCGGACTGACATCTCATCGGTGCTCCTGATCGGCTCCGGCCCCATCGTGATCGGGCAGGGTGCCGAGTTCGACTACTCCGGCACGCAGGCGGCGCGCGCGCTCAAGGAAGAGGGATACCGGGTCATCCTGGTCAACTCGAACCCCGCGACGATTATGACCGATCCGGAGGTGGCGGATCGGACCTACATCGAACCGGTCACTCCCGAGTGGGTCGAGAAGATCATCGCGCGGGAGCGTCCCGACGCGCTGCTGCCCACCATGGGCGGACAGACCGGCCTCAACGTGGCAATGGAGCTGTACCGCTCTGGGGTGCTCACCAAGTACGGTGTCGAGCTGATCGGCGCCAACGAGCGCGCGATCCGGGTGGCGGAGGACCGGGATGAGTTTGCCAAGGCGATGCGTCGGATCGGCCTGGCGACGCCTGAGGGCATGACGGTTCAGACGGTTGAAGACGGCCTTGCCTCGGTCGAGCGAACCGGCTTTCCGGCGATTCTCCGTCCCTCATTTACGCTGGGCGGTACCGGCGGCGGAATTGCCTACAACCGCGAAGAGTTCGAAGTCATGCTCAAACGGGGCCTCGAGGCCTCCCCGGTCGGGTCGGTGCTGGTCGAGCGCAGCATCATCGGCTGGAAGGAGTACGAGCTCGAAGTGATGCGTGACGGCGCCGATAACGTGGTGATCGTCTGCTCGATCGAGAATATCGATCCGATGGGTGTGCATACGGGCGACTCGGTGACGGTGGCGCCAGCGATGACGCTCTCGGATCGCGAGTACCAGGTGATGCGCGATGCTGCCTGCGCCATCATCCGGGAAATCGGGGTCGAGGCGGGCGGCTGCAACGTCCAGTTTGCCGTCGATCCGGCGACCGGCGAGCAGCTGGTGATCGAGATGAACCCGCGGGTGTCCCGGAGCTCGGCGCTGGCTTCGAAGGCAACCGGATTTCCGATTGCCCGGATCGGTGCGAAGGTGGCTGTCGGCTATACCCTCGATGAACTGCCGAACGACATCACCAAGACGACCCCGGCGAGCTTCGAGCCGGTGCTCGACTACGTGGTCGTCAAGATTCCGCGGTTTGCGTTCGAGAAGTTCCCGGCGGCGGACCCCGGGCTCACGACGCAGATGAAGTCGGTGGGCGAGGTCATGGCGATCGGCCGCACTTTCAAGGAGGCATTCCAGAAGGGTTTCCGCGGCCTCGAGATCGGGCGGTCAGGCTGGGTCATCGGCGAGACCCTGGCCGATGATCGGCTCGCCGACCTCAGTCGTGAGTCGATTCTGGCCGGTCTGCGCAAGCCGACGCCCGAGCGCTTCTTCCAGATCAAGCATGCGTTCCTGACGGGCGAGTCGGTGGAAACGATTGCCGAGTGTTCGCGGATGGATCCCTGGTTCCTCAACCAGTTCCGTGAGCTGGTCGAGGCGGAGCAGCGTTTTGCCGCGGAGTGGCCTGGGGTGAGCGGCTCCGATCCGGCTGCCCGCGCCCTGGTGCGGCGGATGAAACGGATGGGCTTTTCCGATCGTCAGCTGGCCGATCTGGTCGGCCTGTCCGAAACCGAGATGCGCCACCGCCGCTGGGCGCTGGGGGTCAGGCCCGTCTACAAGATGGTCGATACCTGCGCAGGTGAGTTTCCGTCGGCCACGCCCTATCTCTACTCGTGCTATGACGAGGAGACCGAGGCGGGCGCCGTCGGCGACAAAACCATCATCATCCTGGGCAGCGGTCCCAACCGGATCGGGCAGGGGGTCGAGTTCGACTATTGCTGCGTTCGCGCGGTCATGGCGCTGCGGCAGCTGGGCTATCGGACGGTGATGGTCAACTCGAACCCGGAAACAGTCTCGACCGACTTCGACATGTCGGATGCGCTCTACTTCGAGCCGCTGACGCTCGAAGACGTGCTCGAGATCGTGCACCTCGAGCAGCCGCTCGGTGTGGTGGTTCAGTTCGGCGGACAGACGCCGCTCAGGCTGGCGCGCGGGCTCGAAGCTGAGAACGTTCCGATTCTGGGGACCTCTCCGGAGGCGATCGACGCGGCGGAGGACCGCGGCCGTTTCGAGGCGCTGGCGCGGGAACTCGGGGTGGAGCAGCCCCCGAACGGGACGGCTCTCTCGCTCGACCAGGCGCTGATCGAAGCGGAGCGGGTCGGGTATCCGGTCCTGCTGCGTCCGTCGTACGTGCTGGGTGGGCGGGCCATGCAGGTCGTCTATGATCCGCAATCGCTCGAGGAGTTCTTTGCGGCGGCGATTCGGGTGGCGCCGGGGCATCCGGTGCTGATCGACAAGTTCCTGGAAGATGCCTTCGAGGCAGACGTCGATGCCTTGTCCGACGGGCAGCGGTGCATCATCGGCGGCGTGATGCAGCACATCGAGGATGCCGGGGTCCACTCCGGCGACTCGGCATGTGTGATGCCGCCGTATCTGATTACCGAGGCGCAGGTCGAGCAGATGCGCGAGTACTCCCGTCAGTTTGCCCTCAAGCTGGGGGTGGTTGGGCTGATGAACGTGCAGTACGCCATCAAGGGCGACCGCGTCTACGTGCTGGAAGTCAACCCGCGGGCCTCGCGGACGATACCCTTCGTCTCCAAGACCACGGGCGTTCAGCTGGCAAGTCTTGCTGCGCAGGTCATGACCGGGCGATCGCTCGAGGACCTCGGTGTGACGGACGACGTGCTCCATCCCTACGTCTCGGTCAAAGAGGCGGTCTTTCCGTTCAGCAAGTTTGCAGGCGTCGACCTGGTGCTCGGACCGGAGATGCGGTCGACGGGTGAGGTCATGGGAATTGCCGACTCTTTCGGGATGGCTTTTGCAAAGGCGCAGGTCAGCGCTGACGGCGGGCTGCCGCTGGGTGGCGCGATCTTCATCACGGTCAACGATCCCGATAAACCGGCGGTGGTGCCGATTGCGCGGCGGTTCCATGAGATGGGATTCCGGATCCTGGCGACGGAAGGGACCTCGCGCTACCTGCGCGCGCGAGGGATCTCGGCCGAGCGAACCCTGAAGGTGCATGAAGGCCGGCCGAACGCCGTCGATCTGATTGTCTCGGGGCAGGTCCAGCTGCTGATCAACACCCCGCTCGGCAAGCTGACCCATCGGGATGATCTCGTGCTCCGCCGCACGGCGTTGCAGCACAAGGTGCCGTACACCACAACGATGACCGCGGCCGCGGCCGCGTCGGACGCGATCATCGCGCTGCGGAGCCGCACCGGTCAGGTGCGGGCGCTGCAGGAGTGGCACGAGTTGGCTCAGAGCTTCACGGCGGAGCTCAAGGCGTGA
- a CDS encoding Gfo/Idh/MocA family oxidoreductase, whose product MSRLKVGVIGAGTWGRNHVRTLATMAGVELAAVCDTSEAVRARMAKTYPGALVTASATELLDRVDAVVVASTARTHAELGIAAIRAGKPVLIEKPFALSGADAAAIVAESERAGVPALVGHLLEFHPVIDRLKLMVQDGSLGEVFYLYSQRVNLGQVRPDENALWSFGPHDISVALYLMGEAPVTVSAQGHSYLQQGIEDVVFMVMRFRSGVVAHAHLSWLDPHKERKLTVVGSKQMAVFDDMAPREKLRLYDKGIDRPPEYGSYGESLAVREGDIWIPKIPTAEPLALELAHFVQVARGEAPTRADARDGLRVVQVLEAATRSLGSGGAPVSVEE is encoded by the coding sequence GTGAGCCGCCTCAAAGTCGGGGTCATTGGGGCCGGGACCTGGGGTCGGAACCACGTCCGAACGCTGGCGACGATGGCCGGGGTCGAACTCGCGGCTGTCTGCGATACGTCTGAGGCGGTTCGGGCTCGGATGGCCAAGACGTATCCCGGGGCGCTGGTGACGGCATCGGCGACCGAGCTGCTCGACCGGGTCGATGCGGTCGTCGTGGCGTCGACGGCGCGTACCCACGCCGAACTCGGGATCGCTGCGATTCGGGCCGGCAAGCCGGTCTTGATCGAGAAGCCGTTTGCGCTGTCAGGGGCTGATGCCGCCGCCATCGTCGCGGAGAGCGAGCGAGCGGGGGTTCCGGCGCTGGTCGGGCACCTGCTCGAGTTCCACCCGGTCATCGACCGGCTCAAGCTGATGGTGCAGGATGGCTCGCTTGGTGAGGTCTTCTACCTCTACTCGCAGCGGGTCAATCTTGGCCAGGTGCGGCCCGACGAGAACGCGCTCTGGAGCTTTGGGCCCCATGACATCTCGGTGGCGCTCTATCTGATGGGCGAGGCCCCCGTGACCGTGTCGGCGCAGGGTCACTCGTACCTGCAGCAGGGCATCGAGGACGTGGTGTTCATGGTGATGCGGTTCCGGTCCGGGGTGGTTGCGCACGCGCACCTGTCGTGGCTCGATCCGCACAAAGAACGCAAGCTGACGGTCGTCGGCTCGAAGCAGATGGCTGTGTTCGATGACATGGCCCCGCGGGAAAAGCTTCGGTTGTACGACAAAGGAATCGACCGACCTCCGGAGTACGGCTCGTACGGGGAGAGTCTGGCCGTTCGGGAAGGGGACATTTGGATTCCCAAGATTCCCACGGCAGAACCTCTGGCACTCGAGCTCGCGCATTTCGTGCAGGTGGCCCGGGGCGAGGCGCCCACGCGGGCAGATGCGCGCGACGGTCTTCGGGTCGTGCAGGTGTTGGAAGCGGCCACTCGCTCGCTTGGGAGCGGGGGCGCACCGGTTTCTGTGGAGGAATGA
- the rplQ gene encoding 50S ribosomal protein L17: protein MRHRSKGRQLSRTSEHRKALLRNMAISLFRHDAIDTTVAKAKELRPYAERLITLARRGDLHALRLAERKIQDRAVLKRLFSEIGPRFAARPGGYTRILKLGHRVGDGADTARIELVTE from the coding sequence ATGCGACATCGTTCTAAGGGGAGACAGCTCTCCCGTACTTCGGAGCACCGGAAAGCCTTGCTCCGCAATATGGCCATCAGCCTCTTCCGGCATGATGCGATCGACACCACGGTTGCCAAGGCCAAAGAGTTGCGGCCGTATGCCGAGCGCCTGATCACGCTCGCACGGCGGGGCGACCTCCATGCGCTTCGGCTGGCCGAGCGGAAGATTCAGGACCGCGCCGTGCTCAAGCGGTTGTTCAGCGAGATTGGTCCGCGCTTCGCAGCTCGGCCCGGCGGTTACACTCGGATCCTCAAGCTCGGTCATCGGGTCGGTGATGGTGCCGACACGGCGCGGATCGAGTTGGTGACGGAGTGA
- the murB gene encoding UDP-N-acetylmuramate dehydrogenase, which yields MIGARDPGFVAALRQAVRGEVRSDESLARYSTYRIGGPATVLLPSDPEDVVAALGVAHREGVPWFVVGLGSNLLFPDEGLDALVIRLGKGIDRAEGEGERWRFGAGLPAPLAARKTAQAGFGGLHVMVGVPGTVGGGVYMNAGCHGGQWSDVVETVVAVDGTGATRVFAAGEVPFAYRRSGLEGWVVLETTVRLVPTDAALLSEQVADLFAWRQKGTPFNQPCCGSVFKNPDGSSITGADGTPLRTAGQLIEAAGLKGAREGGAEVSPMHANYFVNTGGATAVEVRTLIRRARDTVAERFGVRLEPEVKLIGRAGNYLPLDTAGAHG from the coding sequence GTGATCGGTGCGCGGGACCCCGGCTTCGTTGCGGCGCTGCGTCAGGCGGTGCGGGGCGAGGTACGATCGGACGAGTCGTTGGCGCGGTACTCCACCTATCGGATCGGCGGGCCGGCCACCGTGCTGCTGCCGAGCGATCCGGAGGACGTGGTTGCTGCGCTCGGGGTGGCGCATCGTGAGGGGGTACCCTGGTTCGTCGTGGGGCTCGGCTCCAACCTGCTCTTTCCAGATGAGGGGCTGGATGCGCTCGTCATCCGTCTCGGCAAAGGCATCGACCGCGCCGAGGGCGAGGGCGAGCGGTGGCGCTTCGGTGCCGGGCTCCCGGCTCCGCTGGCCGCCAGGAAAACGGCGCAGGCTGGCTTCGGCGGCCTGCACGTGATGGTGGGAGTTCCGGGGACGGTAGGTGGAGGGGTGTACATGAACGCCGGGTGTCACGGCGGGCAGTGGTCCGATGTGGTCGAGACGGTCGTGGCCGTCGACGGCACGGGTGCGACCCGGGTCTTTGCAGCGGGCGAGGTTCCCTTTGCCTACCGTCGGAGCGGTCTCGAAGGGTGGGTCGTGCTGGAGACCACGGTGCGCCTGGTGCCGACGGACGCAGCGCTGCTGTCCGAGCAGGTCGCCGACCTGTTTGCCTGGCGCCAGAAGGGCACTCCGTTCAATCAGCCCTGTTGCGGCAGCGTCTTCAAGAATCCCGACGGGTCCTCGATAACCGGCGCCGACGGTACGCCGCTGCGTACGGCGGGGCAGCTGATCGAGGCCGCGGGGCTCAAGGGAGCCCGTGAGGGTGGCGCGGAAGTGTCGCCGATGCACGCGAACTATTTCGTCAACACCGGCGGGGCCACGGCGGTGGAGGTCCGCACCTTGATACGGCGGGCGCGGGATACCGTGGCCGAGCGCTTTGGGGTTCGGCTCGAACCGGAAGTCAAATTGATTGGGAGAGCGGGGAATTATCTTCCGCTCGACACGGCAGGTGCGCATGGCTGA
- the gmd gene encoding GDP-mannose 4,6-dehydratase produces the protein MPKALITGITGQDGSYLAEFLLEKGYDVTGVVRRTSHHSYERIEPLLDSIRVVTADLLDQHSLTEVIRDVMPDEVYNLAAQSYVPTSFSQPVLTGEFTALGVTRILEAVRLACPTARFYQASSSEMFGKVLETPQRETTPFYPRSPYGVAKVYGHWITVNYRESYGLYAVSGILFNHESPRRGIEFVTRKVTDGVARIKLGLATQLKLGNLDAKRDWGFAGDYVDAMWRMLQQPEPKDYVIGTGVTHSVRDLVELAFGHAGLDWRKHVVTDPAHLRPAEVDLLIADPAKANLELGWRPSVSFAELVRMMVDADLERLAAAR, from the coding sequence ATGCCCAAAGCACTGATCACGGGAATCACCGGTCAGGACGGGTCCTATCTCGCAGAGTTCCTGCTCGAGAAGGGGTACGACGTCACCGGGGTGGTTCGGCGGACCAGTCACCACAGTTATGAACGGATCGAGCCGCTGCTCGACTCGATCCGGGTGGTAACAGCGGATCTGCTCGACCAGCACTCGTTGACCGAGGTGATCCGGGACGTCATGCCAGACGAGGTGTACAACCTGGCGGCCCAGTCCTACGTCCCGACGTCTTTTTCCCAGCCGGTGCTCACCGGGGAGTTCACCGCGCTTGGTGTGACGCGGATCCTCGAAGCGGTGCGTCTCGCCTGTCCCACGGCCAGGTTTTATCAGGCCAGTTCGTCCGAGATGTTCGGGAAGGTGCTGGAGACGCCGCAGCGGGAAACCACGCCCTTCTATCCTCGGTCGCCGTATGGGGTGGCCAAGGTGTACGGCCACTGGATCACGGTGAACTACCGCGAGTCGTACGGCCTGTACGCGGTCAGCGGCATCCTGTTCAATCATGAGTCGCCGCGTCGTGGCATCGAGTTCGTGACTCGTAAAGTCACGGATGGAGTGGCTCGGATCAAACTCGGCCTGGCAACGCAGCTCAAGCTCGGCAACCTGGACGCGAAGCGGGACTGGGGTTTTGCCGGCGACTATGTCGACGCGATGTGGCGGATGCTGCAGCAGCCCGAGCCAAAGGATTACGTGATCGGAACCGGGGTGACCCACAGTGTGCGGGATCTCGTCGAGTTGGCGTTCGGGCATGCTGGCCTCGACTGGCGCAAGCATGTCGTCACCGACCCCGCTCATCTGCGACCGGCCGAGGTCGATCTGCTGATTGCCGATCCGGCCAAGGCGAACCTCGAACTCGGCTGGCGGCCATCCGTGAGCTTTGCGGAGCTGGTGCGCATGATGGTTGATGCCGATCTCGAACGACTGGCGGCTGCTCGGTGA
- a CDS encoding DegT/DnrJ/EryC1/StrS family aminotransferase codes for MTVPMLDLKAQYHSIKDEVDRAVASVIERQEFIMGREVGELERAVAALSAARHGIGCASGTDAILLPLKSLGLEPGDEVIAPSFTFFATAGAIHNAGGTPVFVDIDPVTYCVDPEAIEAAITPRTRAIVVVHLFGQMAAMERILAVAARHDLPVLEDGAQAIGARRNVDGTWRLAGELGWCGTFSFFPSKNLGGYGDGGLMVTQDDALADRLRKLRLHGGAKQYHHEEVGTNSRLDTLQAAVLLAKLPHLASWSEGRRGRAARYSAAFAGHPAIATPVVDGANEHIFHQYTLRVPRRDGLLAHLKERGIGCAVYYPVGLHLQPCFAHLGYQAGSLPHTEAAMREVISLPVYPELSDEALDRVVTAVREYFG; via the coding sequence GTGACCGTTCCGATGCTGGATCTGAAGGCGCAGTACCACTCGATCAAGGACGAGGTCGACCGCGCGGTCGCTTCGGTGATCGAGCGGCAGGAGTTCATCATGGGCCGCGAAGTTGGTGAACTCGAGCGGGCCGTTGCCGCGCTGTCGGCTGCCAGGCACGGGATCGGGTGCGCCAGCGGCACCGATGCCATTCTGCTGCCGCTCAAGAGCCTTGGCCTCGAGCCTGGCGACGAGGTCATCGCGCCGAGCTTCACGTTCTTTGCTACTGCCGGGGCGATTCACAACGCCGGTGGAACGCCGGTCTTCGTCGATATCGACCCGGTGACCTACTGCGTCGATCCTGAGGCGATCGAGGCGGCCATTACGCCCAGGACTCGGGCCATCGTCGTGGTGCACCTGTTCGGTCAGATGGCCGCGATGGAACGCATTCTGGCGGTTGCCGCGCGACATGATCTGCCGGTGCTCGAGGACGGTGCGCAAGCCATTGGCGCCCGTCGCAACGTCGACGGCACCTGGCGACTGGCCGGTGAGCTGGGCTGGTGCGGGACCTTTTCCTTCTTTCCGAGCAAGAATCTGGGCGGGTACGGCGACGGCGGTCTGATGGTGACCCAGGACGATGCCTTGGCGGACCGGTTGCGGAAGCTCAGGTTGCACGGCGGGGCCAAGCAGTACCACCATGAGGAGGTCGGCACCAATAGCCGGCTCGACACCCTCCAGGCCGCGGTTCTGCTGGCCAAGCTGCCCCACCTGGCTTCCTGGAGCGAGGGGCGTCGGGGGCGGGCGGCCCGGTACTCGGCGGCGTTTGCCGGGCACCCGGCCATCGCGACGCCCGTGGTCGACGGGGCCAACGAGCATATTTTCCACCAGTACACGCTTCGGGTGCCCCGGCGGGACGGGCTGCTGGCCCATCTGAAAGAGCGCGGCATCGGATGTGCGGTGTACTACCCGGTGGGATTGCATCTGCAGCCGTGCTTCGCGCACCTGGGATACCAGGCGGGCAGCTTGCCGCATACGGAAGCCGCCATGCGGGAGGTTATCTCGCTGCCGGTCTATCCCGAACTGAGTGACGAGGCTCTGGATCGGGTCGTGACGGCGGTGCGGGAGTACTTCGGGTGA
- a CDS encoding N-acetyltransferase → MADVFVHESSYVDDGATIGAGTKVWHFSHVMPGAVIGERCNLGQNVVVMPGTRLGNNVKVQNNVSIYQGVELEDDVFCGPSCVFTNVLNPRSHVSRKDEYRRTLVRRGATIGANATVVCGNTIGEYAFIGAGAVVRGDVPAYALMVGVPARRVGWMCRCGVRLTVVDGKADCPSCGTSYREQDGCLAPVDASV, encoded by the coding sequence ATGGCTGATGTTTTCGTGCATGAATCGAGTTACGTCGATGACGGAGCGACCATCGGCGCCGGAACCAAGGTCTGGCATTTCAGTCATGTGATGCCGGGGGCGGTCATCGGGGAGCGCTGCAATCTGGGCCAGAATGTGGTGGTGATGCCCGGCACCCGGCTGGGTAACAACGTCAAGGTGCAGAACAACGTTTCGATCTACCAGGGCGTCGAGCTCGAGGACGACGTGTTCTGCGGACCGAGTTGCGTGTTTACCAACGTGCTCAACCCGCGCAGCCATGTATCCCGGAAGGACGAGTACCGTCGCACGCTGGTGCGCCGCGGGGCGACCATCGGAGCCAACGCGACCGTGGTGTGCGGCAACACGATTGGTGAGTACGCGTTCATCGGTGCGGGGGCGGTGGTTCGGGGGGATGTGCCGGCGTATGCGCTGATGGTCGGGGTGCCGGCCCGCCGGGTCGGCTGGATGTGCCGGTGCGGTGTTCGCCTTACCGTCGTCGACGGCAAGGCCGATTGTCCGTCGTGCGGGACGAGCTACCGGGAGCAGGACGGCTGCCTTGCCCCGGTTGACGCGTCCGTCTAG
- a CDS encoding GDP-mannose 4,6-dehydratase, with amino-acid sequence MTGADGFAGGWVIRDLLAAGHHVIGAVRVGGGPSRELNESERLRVQWVDFDLVSSDSVAALARWPVDAVLHLAALASGADARQDPGYAWTVNAAGTARVAEAFGRPREDGRPLPRMLIVSTGEVYGQSETARPWLESDPPAPVSPYAASKLGGEIAAWEVARRTGLPVMVARPFPHTGPGQSDKYVVPALALRIRTARRIGAPAINTGNLDPVRDMLDVRDVARAYRLLLEAGRTGETYNVASGQGILLADIVDRLMAAIGCRVLTEADPGLTRAHDIRFLIGDAGKLSRDTGWRPTIPFEQTLKDLVDAQAD; translated from the coding sequence GTGACGGGGGCCGATGGCTTCGCCGGCGGCTGGGTGATTCGCGACCTGCTGGCGGCCGGGCACCATGTGATTGGCGCCGTGCGTGTCGGCGGAGGGCCGTCGCGTGAGCTCAACGAGTCGGAGCGATTGCGAGTGCAATGGGTCGACTTCGACCTGGTCTCGTCCGATTCTGTTGCGGCGCTGGCACGTTGGCCCGTCGATGCGGTGTTGCACCTGGCGGCCTTGGCGTCAGGCGCCGACGCTCGGCAGGACCCGGGCTATGCCTGGACGGTCAACGCGGCCGGAACGGCACGAGTGGCCGAGGCGTTTGGCCGCCCGCGGGAGGATGGACGCCCGTTGCCCCGTATGCTGATCGTGTCGACGGGGGAGGTCTACGGCCAGTCAGAGACCGCTCGGCCCTGGCTCGAATCGGACCCGCCGGCTCCGGTCTCACCATATGCCGCGAGTAAGCTGGGCGGGGAGATTGCCGCCTGGGAGGTGGCTCGGCGGACCGGGTTGCCCGTGATGGTGGCGCGGCCCTTTCCGCATACCGGGCCAGGGCAGAGCGACAAGTACGTCGTTCCTGCCCTGGCGCTCCGGATTCGGACGGCGCGGCGGATCGGAGCTCCCGCGATCAACACCGGCAATCTGGACCCGGTACGCGACATGCTGGACGTCCGCGACGTGGCTCGGGCCTACCGCCTCCTCTTGGAAGCGGGGCGGACGGGTGAGACCTATAACGTGGCGAGCGGTCAGGGCATATTGCTCGCCGACATCGTGGATCGGTTGATGGCGGCGATCGGTTGCCGCGTGTTGACCGAGGCAGACCCCGGCCTTACCCGGGCTCATGACATTCGTTTCCTGATCGGCGATGCCGGCAAGCTGTCCCGGGACACCGGGTGGCGGCCGACGATCCCTTTCGAACAGACTTTGAAGGACTTGGTCGATGCCCAAGCGGACTGA
- the rpmB gene encoding 50S ribosomal protein L28 → MARICTVCGKGPATGNHVSHANNRRKRRWMPNLQTVRVLVDGEPKRVKVCTGCIRSNKVHRAPVKQAAAVA, encoded by the coding sequence ATGGCACGGATTTGCACTGTCTGCGGCAAGGGACCAGCAACCGGCAATCATGTGAGCCACGCCAATAATCGGCGTAAACGGCGCTGGATGCCGAACCTTCAGACCGTCCGTGTGCTGGTGGACGGTGAGCCGAAGCGCGTCAAAGTGTGCACCGGCTGCATCCGCAGCAACAAGGTGCACCGGGCTCCTGTCAAGCAGGCCGCGGCCGTCGCCTGA